GGTTTCAGAACCCATACTTTTCCATTTGGATCTTTCTCCAGGGTTGCTAtttccttcaaaagattcTTAAATAAGGGCATGTCCTTTTCAAGGATCCTATCCTTAAAGTGATTCACTATAGTTGCTGAATCAGTGATTCCACCTCTCTGTTGTATAAATGTACAGATCTTGCGAATCAATATTTCAGGCTGCACACCAGATAAATTTTTGGAGGGCCTAGACACTCCATTATTTTCAGACCCAGCTCTGTTAGCAGAAGTTGATGCCAAGCCAAACTGTTGTTCAAGTCCAGCACCGACAGCTCTCTCTTGATTCCCTCGAATTCTAGCCAATAGTTCAGCTGATGATAGTGCCTTCCCAGCAGAGGCTCCAACTCCCATTCCATTCATGCTGCTTGTTTTATTGCTGGATACATCAGAAGATCTAATCAGCTGGGAGTTCACAGTTGATCCAAATTTCCGGCGAACAGATGATGGTGCACCAGCAGTCCCCGATTTCCCTGTCCAAGTTGGGACAGATACACTATCATGACTACGAAGCATTCGTGATTGACGTAATGCTTCGGCTGCCCTTTGTGCGACTTGAGAAGCTTGCTCCTCAAGCCTCGTCTTCTCTTCATCGTGTGCGTTCATAATTGCATCATGGTTCACAGCACTCTATAGAAAAAGTCAGAatagaaggaaaaaagaaatgaaagaatttCAGATAGAAAACCTGGAATTATAATCAAGTAGTCCAATATAAACTGCACAACACTAAAGATGCCTGGTCTGGTAGACCAGCTATAACATAAAATAGCAAGtgatgtatatttatcagaaAAGGTTGAGAATAGTAAAACATGTAAACATCCTGAAAAAGGCTAACCACGATTCTTGCTTTCAGTCTCCCAAATGCAACCAAGTATAACACTGGAAACATTCTATCTTAAACGGGAAAAATTCTATCCTAAAACAGTCTACAATGAGCCATAGAACAATATCACCATAATAACAATGTAAAGATAAACATTGCTCAAACTTACATGTATCCCTTGAGCATCAATAAGACTCCTCAAAATATTTGTTTCTTCATCTACTTCCCCATCACTGTGATTGGCTTTCTCTTTCCCTTTACCTTTCCTGTGGGAAGGTCCAATCTCAGGGCTGTTTTCTTTGTCAAGTGCAGCATCATCAGCATGTGATGCACTACCTTTGTAGTGTTTCTTCTtgtcttccttttctttctttgcaccAACAACATTTACCTCTTCAGATAACTgactaaaaatattagatgTTTCAGTTAACCCGCTCCCTCCATCATCATTCAAAGTGAAAAGATCCTTCATATCTCGAGCTTTGAAGAACCTTCTCTGCTGTGGGTTTTTCAATATCTTATTAGTTAGAAAATGTTTGTAAATCTGCCGGTGATACACCTTCTCTTCAATAGTCCCTCGTGTGATCAATCTATACACAGTAACATCCCGTTTCTGACCAATACGCCAAGCCCGTTCTCTGGCCTGTTATAAGCAATAGGTATCCTCAATATCTAGAATACGGATAGACAATAAAGGTTTATTTGGATTCCACCTATATGGCAATCACAATCAACATATTACTAGCAAAACTCAATTGGAAAATTTCAGTATGTAATATAATGTGTATGCTGAAAGATATTATAGGCAATACCATTCCAAATTTTGATGTTTACCATGCAAAAGTTCATAATGAcataagaatttataataaattcatCTTAGACAAAAATCAGCAAAAACCTAGAAGTACCAGCAAAATACCTGCATATCAGTTGAAGGGTTCCAATCTGGGTCAAAGATAATCACTCTGTTCGCCCCTGTTAGATTAGTCCCTAATCCACCAACCTTTGTAGTTAAGATAAAGATAAACACATCATTTGAGTTGTTAAATTCATCTATTAAGGCCATCCTCTGCTTTATGGGAGTCAGACCATCCATTCTCCGGTAGCTGTAACCACCAGAGTTCAAGAATATTTCAAGAATGTCAAGCATCTGTTGAGTTTGAGCAAAAAGAAGAACACGATGTCCCTGCTCCCGCCAAACTTTTAGCACTtgggcaacaactctcattTTTCCACTGCGATCAGGATTTCCATAGTCAGGATTCTGACAGGAATGTTCTCTCTCAAGCAGATCAGGGTGGTTACATATCTTTCTCATTACATCTATTCCATATAGGGAATTCCTACTCCCATCAATTATTTGTTCCACTTCAGTACTTGCAAGAAATGCTCTATACACAGAACGTTGCTCTGCAGTAAGGCTACAGAAGAGAACATGTTCGGTTTTTTTAGGAAGCTGCGCATTCACATCCACCTTCATACGCCGGAGCAAATAAGGCATAATCAGGTCACGCAGGACCACTGCACACCTGTagtataaaatttcaaaattgggAAACGAgtagaaagagaaaatttgtcaatatcaagCAAACTCTGGACCTCCCTGAAGATTTCAGAAATGTAACAAGTTACCTGTATGCAGTAGATACTTGCAGTGGTGAGGCATTGGCATAGCCGCCAACAGAAATAGGAACAGCAAATTCTGCTTCAAAAACTGGGAGTACCCCCAACTTTCCAGGgaaaacaaaatcaaacaaaGACCACAATTCACTCAACTTATTCTGAATTGGTGCTCCTGTCATAATTATTCGGTGAACTGTCTGAAGCTGTTTGCAAATGAGAGTAACTTCAGCATTTGGATTACGAATTCGATGTCCTTCATCTAGAACAGCATACCCCCACTCAATGTCGAGCAATTTTTCCCCTAGCAACCTGAGTTGCTCATAAGTGGTAATAAGCAATCCAGCTTCTGATTTTAAAACCCGATTTATCAAGGAATCCCATTTATTAGCCTTTTTAGATGATATATTACCCTCATAATCGCTGTCAAGTGAACCTTCACTTTCATTATCACTGTCAAAAGACTTAGCTCTTTTCCCATGAGGAAGATCCTGTGCCGAATCATGTAGCAGCTCCACATGAAAACGTGGATACCACTTCTCTGCTTCCCTTTTCCATTGTCGCAAGAGTGTAACAGGGCAAATAACGATACTTGGTTTATACATATTACTGAAATGCAATGCTCCTAGAAAAGATAAGACTTGTATGGTCTTACCAAGACCCATCTCATCCCCAATTATACCACCAGCTCTTTGACAATGCAGTTCCCATAGCCACTGCACTCCCACTTTCTGGTATTCAAAAAGTTTGCTAAAAATGGCTTCTGGGATTTTTAGCCCACCTTCAAGTTCTATCAAAGAAGTATCATCACCATCTACATCTTCCTCATCCTCtagcttttcttcttcagtGCTGGAT
The sequence above is drawn from the Ricinus communis isolate WT05 ecotype wild-type chromosome 7, ASM1957865v1, whole genome shotgun sequence genome and encodes:
- the LOC8283870 gene encoding protein CHROMATIN REMODELING 8 gives rise to the protein MEEDEDKFLLSTLGVTSVNPEDIERDILAEVRNNTENDGEAGVSTEEEPPDKSISTNLASASEAKLYNKLRAVKFEIDAVASTVEQVKNVVNGEDHAYDDSVKLQPRDGDDKSTDLVSPNDFTLQQALAADRLKSLKRTKADIEKEISGLHKDDTTKGMEHEKLLAEMVKEEPRCKRKSKEVQKPGKNKEKNQRTVSFSDDTDFDTMLDAASAGFVETERDELVRKGILTPFHQLKGFERCLQQLGPSSGCNASEEEDRSHDLASDSIARAAQSMLEAAKARPVTKLLDSDAVPKLDAPTRPFQRLKTPLQFPQSLESASDKTKGSKRKTKRPLPGQKWRKHITREKNHLEESECTKNNSVTSSTEEEKLEDEEDVDGDDTSLIELEGGLKIPEAIFSKLFEYQKVGVQWLWELHCQRAGGIIGDEMGLGKTIQVLSFLGALHFSNMYKPSIVICPVTLLRQWKREAEKWYPRFHVELLHDSAQDLPHGKRAKSFDSDNESEGSLDSDYEGNISSKKANKWDSLINRVLKSEAGLLITTYEQLRLLGEKLLDIEWGYAVLDEGHRIRNPNAEVTLICKQLQTVHRIIMTGAPIQNKLSELWSLFDFVFPGKLGVLPVFEAEFAVPISVGGYANASPLQVSTAYRCAVVLRDLIMPYLLRRMKVDVNAQLPKKTEHVLFCSLTAEQRSVYRAFLASTEVEQIIDGSRNSLYGIDVMRKICNHPDLLEREHSCQNPDYGNPDRSGKMRVVAQVLKVWREQGHRVLLFAQTQQMLDILEIFLNSGGYSYRRMDGLTPIKQRMALIDEFNNSNDVFIFILTTKVGGLGTNLTGANRVIIFDPDWNPSTDMQARERAWRIGQKRDVTVYRLITRGTIEEKVYHRQIYKHFLTNKILKNPQQRRFFKARDMKDLFTLNDDGGSGLTETSNIFSQLSEEVNVVGAKKEKEDKKKHYKGSASHADDAALDKENSPEIGPSHRKGKGKEKANHSDGEVDEETNILRSLIDAQGIHSAVNHDAIMNAHDEEKTRLEEQASQVAQRAAEALRQSRMLRSHDSVSVPTWTGKSGTAGAPSSVRRKFGSTVNSQLIRSSDVSSNKTSSMNGMGVGASAGKALSSAELLARIRGNQERAVGAGLEQQFGLASTSANRAGSENNGVSRPSKNLSGVQPEILIRKICTFIQQRGGITDSATIVNHFKDRILEKDMPLFKNLLKEIATLEKDPNGKVWVLKPEYRQQ